Proteins from one Diprion similis isolate iyDipSimi1 chromosome 3, iyDipSimi1.1, whole genome shotgun sequence genomic window:
- the LOC124416773 gene encoding uncharacterized protein LOC124416773, with protein MDANTEIRKLRPGELYKLARILTASDSWKTLMAIVPKEGNENVSKFNTEHFELIEQASRQQRKAAAEIFLEEWSTMGKQRPTLQSTLNLLVKAQLFKAADYIAVDLLHGQPPQRPSSGPAAPVIISDEEIEVLNEIASEHDENRTCQIPYSPETLDVILNGFSYPNEFSDQSLTESKVLVRRTSDLSLNEQVINRDNFDCIQFSGSGTESTNTHQNLNQNFNSNLIQFSSNSVHNRGNSSLSRLQKVVQEHSSAKNEQEDFRAQNNGVGSSYDVTNEFSIGNDYDQLELKSIELPAVVAKIGEAFQDTYSELDTSELPQVVVRIGKQQSSNQSELPVKLRAFRETANVSTSSTSSDSSSSNSDTIATNTSDNYTDDNLPICANVPLGNSENYELVTAELPQIVADLGRGQSHVSS; from the exons ATGGATGCCAATACTGAGATACGTAAATTGAGGCCTGGAGAACTGTATAAGCTTGCTAGAATATTAACTGCCTCTGATTCATGGAAAACGTTGATGGCAATCGTGCCCAAggaaggaaatgaaaatgtcTCCAAATTCAATACCGAACACTTTGA ACTCATTGAACAAGCCAGTCGGCAACAACGAAAAGCAGcggcagaaatatttttagaagAATGGAGTACAATGGGAAAACAGAGGCCAACTTTGCAGTCCACCTTGAATCTTCTCGTCAAGGCTCAATTGTTCAAAGCTGCAGATTATATTGCAGTTGATTTGCTACATG GCCAACCTCCGCAAAGACCATCGAGTGGTCCAGCCGCTCCAGTGATCATTTCTGATGAAGAAATTGAAGTGTTGAATGAGATTGCTTCAGAGCATGATGAAAATCGGACTTGTCAAATTCCGTATTCGCCAGAAACTTTGGATGTAATCTTGAATGGTTTTAGTTATCCAAATGAATTTTCGGATCAAAGTTTAACGGAATCAAAAGTCTTGGTTAGACGAACTTCCGATTTAAGTCTCAACGAACAAGTAATTAACCGAGACAATTTTGATTGTATACAATTCAGTGGAAGCGGTACAGAGTCTACAAATACCCATCAAAATCTGAATCAGAATTTCAATTCCAATTTGATACAATTCAGTAGCAACAGCGTTCATAATCGCGGAAATAGTTCTCTGTCTAGGCTCCAAAAAGTGGTTCAAGAACACAGCTCTGCCAAAAATGAACAAGAAGATTTTCGTGCACAAAATAACGGTGTTGGATCATCATATGATGTCACAAATGAGTTTTCCATTGGCAATGATTATGATCAGCTTGAATTGAAGTCTATCGAATTGCCGGCAGTTGTGGCGAAGATTGGTGAGGCCTTTCAAGACACTTACAGCGAATTAGATACAAGCGAATTGCCACAAGTTGTCGTCAGAATTGGTAAACAACAATCGTCGAATCAATCCGAATTGCCAGTCAAACTTCGAGCATTCAGAGAAACCGCTAATGTTTCAACTTCTTCGACATCATCGGATTCGTCGTCGTCAAATTCTGACACTATTGCTACGAATACGTCTGACAATTACACTGATGACAACCTACCGATTTGTGCAAACGTCCCTCTCGGAaactcggaaaattacgaacTGGTAACAGCAGAATTGCCACAAATAGTAGCAGACTTGGGGCGGGGTCAAAGTCACGTTAGTTCTTGA